The uncultured Sphaerochaeta sp. genome includes a window with the following:
- a CDS encoding response regulator, whose amino-acid sequence MYKVFIAEDEIVVREGLRNSIQSGTGPFVLVGEASDGEMALSIMKDVKPDILITDIRMPFVDGLSLSRIIKKILPWIKIVIISGHDEFQYAQEAISIGVDEYILKPITASDMLSTLNKLVDRIEQEKRHLSSIENLKLQAQSNSDLIKERWLCDLVTGIVKTEDALEKASDMGIDLIAHGYLVAIIKLSTSSENYSELITAKIHINSLIDNQEEVLCFSQSRDSFILLLKQLVSESLEETAYTLGQAIKYEVERNTDCMVAIGIGSLVERIGSLSQSFAEAEQAVNFSVKTGQKLIIGTHDLNAFSEIDFLKLDGSPISERLKYVKKSGVDEIITQYITMIGDHPFETTLIGYYLLYDLLVAISKIIDELGGVSQDVIPWLSQKTQLSEIASSKETFCEGVKLILDTFIDFRESKSAGKYYEMIQKAKQHITLHFADQDISLHSVASIVNVSPNHFSTVFSQETGETFIEYLTRVRINKSKDLLLTTALRSADIAYEVGFGDPHYFSFIFKKHTGISPREFRSGGKCQN is encoded by the coding sequence ATGTATAAGGTTTTTATTGCTGAGGATGAAATAGTAGTACGTGAGGGACTCAGAAATAGCATACAGTCGGGAACAGGCCCTTTTGTTCTCGTAGGTGAAGCATCTGATGGAGAGATGGCCTTATCCATTATGAAGGATGTGAAACCGGATATTCTGATTACCGATATCAGGATGCCGTTTGTTGATGGTCTGAGCCTTTCCAGAATTATCAAAAAAATATTGCCATGGATAAAGATAGTTATAATTTCGGGCCACGATGAATTTCAATATGCACAGGAAGCAATATCTATCGGTGTCGATGAATACATACTTAAACCTATTACCGCCTCAGATATGCTCTCTACTCTTAATAAACTGGTTGATAGGATTGAACAAGAGAAGCGACATCTCTCAAGTATAGAAAATCTGAAACTACAGGCCCAGTCCAATTCGGACCTGATCAAGGAACGCTGGCTGTGTGATTTGGTAACCGGAATTGTCAAGACCGAGGATGCGCTGGAGAAAGCTAGTGATATGGGCATAGATCTTATTGCTCATGGATACCTTGTAGCAATCATCAAGCTTTCCACCTCAAGCGAGAACTATTCTGAATTGATCACAGCAAAGATCCATATAAACAGCCTTATTGATAATCAGGAAGAGGTGTTATGTTTTTCTCAAAGCAGGGACTCATTCATCCTGCTGTTGAAGCAGCTTGTATCCGAATCACTCGAAGAGACTGCTTATACATTAGGACAGGCGATAAAATATGAGGTTGAACGAAACACGGACTGTATGGTAGCCATTGGGATAGGCTCGTTAGTGGAGAGGATCGGAAGCCTCTCTCAATCATTCGCCGAAGCTGAACAAGCTGTGAATTTTTCTGTGAAGACCGGTCAGAAACTGATCATCGGAACACATGACCTGAATGCCTTCTCCGAAATTGATTTCTTGAAACTGGACGGGAGTCCCATATCGGAGCGGCTGAAATATGTGAAGAAATCTGGTGTTGATGAGATCATTACCCAGTATATTACCATGATCGGGGACCACCCGTTCGAGACCACGCTCATAGGGTATTACCTTCTCTATGATCTTTTGGTTGCAATATCAAAGATCATTGATGAGTTGGGCGGTGTTTCCCAGGATGTTATTCCATGGTTGTCACAGAAAACGCAACTTTCTGAGATTGCAAGTTCAAAAGAGACTTTTTGTGAAGGGGTGAAATTGATCCTCGATACGTTCATCGATTTCAGGGAGTCCAAATCGGCAGGAAAGTATTATGAAATGATCCAGAAGGCAAAGCAGCATATTACCCTTCATTTTGCCGACCAGGATATTTCCCTGCATTCAGTGGCATCGATTGTAAACGTAAGTCCAAACCATTTCAGTACCGTCTTTTCGCAGGAGACTGGGGAGACCTTCATTGAATATCTTACACGGGTCCGTATCAATAAATCGAAAGACCTGCTGCTGACGACAGCGCTCAGAAGCGCAGACATCGCATATGAAGTAGGATTTGGTGATCCACATTATTTCAGTTTCATTTTCAAGAAGCATACAGGTATCTCCCCCCGGGAATTCAGATCCGGAGGAAAATGCCAGAATTGA
- a CDS encoding sensor histidine kinase: MKNKISIVDKIFSVFKSRSIKERIKISYVIIILLMITPPVITVFSFVVQMTRYDLIITNVSKANRLNQTVKEDISNEIWDIVAGNKKFDEGNQYAIIDGINESLDDIMRTTEERENRQMLEVAGRAVDTLKRNVDRLGNQMANHSLVSENEESLDEIRGVSALISDILQDFIVRVIESATITNEHHKRITFVLTVIQIFTVFFVTIFAVFTQRSVTTSINTPITRLENLSKKIAEGDFTARVKLPQVSELDGLTDNLNIMAVKIQALIAENVREQQNLQKSEMKALQAQITPHFLYNTFDTIVWLAEEKKNDQVIDITRAFSSFFRISLNKGKDFLTVSEEFEHVKSYLTIQKIRYRDILDYEIEYSPEMVKCQILKLVLQPLVENALYHGIKNKRGRGFLSVKGWRENNRLCFSVEDNGIGMTEEKLANIMEQINGSADPEDLSNVYGLYNVNKRLELYYDTSTKLEITSRYKKGTTVYFSVPEVGFNV; encoded by the coding sequence ATGAAAAATAAGATATCGATTGTTGATAAGATTTTTTCTGTGTTTAAAAGCAGAAGCATAAAAGAGAGAATCAAGATATCCTATGTGATCATCATCCTTCTGATGATCACTCCTCCCGTTATCACGGTTTTTTCGTTTGTAGTCCAGATGACCCGCTATGACCTGATCATAACCAATGTCAGCAAGGCTAACCGTCTCAACCAGACAGTAAAGGAGGATATCTCCAACGAGATTTGGGATATTGTAGCAGGAAACAAAAAATTCGATGAAGGCAACCAGTATGCCATCATAGATGGGATCAATGAGAGTCTGGATGACATCATGAGAACGACTGAAGAGCGAGAGAACCGACAGATGCTTGAGGTTGCCGGTCGTGCGGTCGATACACTCAAGAGAAATGTTGACCGCCTGGGAAACCAGATGGCAAACCATTCTCTGGTAAGTGAAAATGAAGAAAGCCTCGATGAAATCAGAGGTGTTTCTGCCCTAATCTCAGACATCCTCCAGGATTTCATCGTTCGTGTTATAGAATCAGCAACGATCACAAATGAGCATCATAAGCGTATTACATTTGTACTCACGGTCATTCAGATTTTTACGGTATTCTTTGTTACGATCTTCGCTGTCTTTACCCAGCGTTCGGTGACAACCAGTATCAATACGCCGATCACAAGGCTTGAGAATCTGTCAAAGAAAATTGCTGAGGGAGATTTCACTGCCAGGGTGAAGCTTCCCCAGGTGAGTGAGCTTGACGGACTGACCGACAACCTGAATATCATGGCGGTAAAAATACAAGCCTTGATCGCAGAGAATGTTCGGGAACAACAAAACCTTCAGAAATCAGAGATGAAGGCGCTTCAGGCCCAGATAACACCGCATTTTCTCTATAACACATTCGATACAATCGTCTGGCTTGCCGAAGAGAAGAAGAATGATCAGGTGATTGATATTACCCGTGCTTTTTCCAGTTTTTTCAGGATCTCTCTCAACAAGGGCAAAGACTTCCTCACGGTCAGTGAGGAGTTTGAACATGTCAAAAGTTATCTTACAATCCAAAAAATCAGATACAGGGACATCTTGGATTATGAAATCGAATACTCGCCAGAGATGGTAAAGTGTCAGATATTGAAGTTGGTGCTCCAACCTCTCGTTGAAAATGCATTGTACCATGGGATCAAGAACAAGAGAGGTCGTGGCTTCTTGTCGGTGAAGGGCTGGCGTGAAAACAATCGCCTTTGTTTTTCCGTGGAAGACAATGGTATCGGGATGACGGAAGAGAAACTTGCAAATATCATGGAACAGATCAATGGTTCGGCCGATCCCGAGGATCTTAGCAATGTGTATGGACTGTATAATGTTAACAAGAGACTGGAGCTGTATTATGATACAAGCACGAAGCTTGAAATAACGAGTCGGTACAAGAAGGGCACAACCGTGTATTTCAGTGTTCCAGAGGTTGGATTCAATGTATAA
- a CDS encoding ABC transporter substrate-binding protein, whose product MFHNNKQISKQLLIIISLIIISIFVGCGAQEDKRSQTIEDEGIIVGFSQIGAESAWRTHNTRSVQEAAAERGVQLVYDNAEQKQENQIKALRSFIAYQVDVIVFVPIVTDGWDNVLQEARDAGIPVLVTDRKIDVEDPSLYAGFIGTDSLKEGRNAGLFLLDKFKNERERFDKTGDHINIVELFGTEGSSVANGRAEGFREVLAEYPEFKIVYSKSGDFLRSKGYELAVEFLDMHDDIDVIYSHNDGMTLGAIEAMEERGIVPGADIVIVTIDAQQAAIDALREGKVNCVIECNPKTGPEIIELAEKLAAGESIPRLQYVHEEVFYETDDLSLIEPRGY is encoded by the coding sequence ATGTTTCATAACAATAAGCAAATCAGTAAGCAACTCCTTATCATCATTTCTCTCATCATCATAAGTATTTTTGTTGGATGCGGTGCACAAGAAGATAAACGATCTCAAACCATCGAGGACGAAGGTATTATCGTTGGTTTTTCGCAGATAGGTGCTGAAAGCGCTTGGAGAACTCACAATACCCGCTCAGTGCAGGAAGCTGCCGCTGAACGTGGCGTGCAACTTGTGTATGACAATGCTGAACAGAAACAGGAGAACCAGATAAAGGCATTGCGTTCCTTTATTGCGTACCAAGTTGATGTAATTGTCTTTGTACCGATTGTAACCGATGGCTGGGACAATGTACTGCAAGAAGCTCGTGATGCCGGAATTCCTGTTCTGGTTACCGACCGGAAAATCGATGTGGAAGATCCATCCTTATATGCAGGATTTATTGGAACCGATAGCCTGAAAGAAGGCAGGAATGCTGGATTATTTCTATTGGATAAATTCAAGAACGAACGAGAACGATTCGACAAGACCGGAGACCATATCAATATTGTAGAGTTATTCGGCACAGAAGGTTCCTCGGTTGCGAACGGGAGAGCTGAAGGATTCAGGGAAGTCCTAGCAGAGTATCCAGAGTTCAAGATTGTTTACAGTAAATCGGGTGATTTCCTCCGTTCAAAAGGATACGAACTGGCTGTTGAATTCCTCGATATGCATGATGATATCGATGTTATTTATTCCCACAATGACGGAATGACCCTTGGAGCTATCGAGGCGATGGAAGAGAGAGGAATTGTTCCTGGTGCTGACATCGTCATTGTCACCATTGATGCACAGCAGGCAGCCATTGATGCACTTCGTGAAGGAAAGGTTAATTGTGTCATCGAGTGCAACCCAAAAACCGGCCCTGAAATCATAGAACTTGCTGAGAAACTCGCCGCTGGAGAAAGTATTCCACGCCTGCAATATGTACATGAAGAAGTGTTCTATGAAACCGATGACCTCTCCCTCATAGAACCTCGTGGGTACTAG
- a CDS encoding sodium-translocating pyrophosphatase: MIGFIIIAAIAALAFAAINYYGVKRKDSGTPEMQQIAAAIQEGARAFLVLEYSVIVKVVILIAILLGIVVSPSSAIAFVFGALMSASAGWIGMNIATISNVRVSNEARNTRNLGKTLRVAFRGGSVMGLSVGGFALLGLAIVYLVFGVLLKQVAPENLRFHTNWLGISDIPFTMTISAYALGCSIIAMFNRVGGGIYTKAADMGADLVGKTEAGIPEDDPRNPATIADNVGDNVGDVAGLGSDLLESYVGALVSAMILAAYIYFSQGGIEASLVVKLIYVPLLVAAVGIISSMVGILYLLVKKVSSNPHKELNAATFVGAGLTIISSGFISYFVFAGEALHTIGFALGAFSPWVCAVLGIVSGIVIGQIAEYYTSYDFKPTQKIAASSAEGAALTITEGMSVGMISVIGPVIILGAAIIAANITAGLYGVAMAAIGMLSFVTVTVSVDTYGPIADNAGGISEMAKLHPDVRGITDELDAVGNTTAAIGKGFAIGSATLAALSLFSSYLYAQAGEHAVHGAAMILNMVNPLTLVGALVGGALPYLFSGILIQAVANAARKMVQEVRRQFKADPGIILGTSLPDYKTCISISSAGALSEMKSPALIAVLTPLFTGFLFGAEFVGGLLIGTTLSSVMLALYTANAGGAWDNGKKYVENGHFGGKGSDAHKAAVVGDTVGDPLKDTVGPSLDILIKIMAIVSLIAVSIFSKYNLFSLLMN; encoded by the coding sequence ATGATTGGATTTATTATCATTGCAGCTATTGCTGCTTTAGCCTTTGCCGCAATCAACTATTATGGGGTGAAAAGAAAGGATTCAGGAACACCAGAGATGCAGCAAATTGCAGCTGCCATTCAGGAAGGAGCAAGAGCTTTCTTGGTGCTTGAATACTCCGTTATTGTAAAAGTTGTGATTCTCATTGCGATTCTACTGGGTATTGTTGTATCCCCCAGTAGTGCCATAGCTTTTGTATTTGGAGCTTTAATGAGTGCCAGTGCAGGATGGATTGGAATGAATATAGCGACAATCAGTAATGTACGCGTCTCCAATGAAGCTCGTAATACGAGAAATTTGGGGAAAACATTACGTGTGGCTTTTAGAGGGGGGTCTGTCATGGGGCTCTCTGTTGGAGGGTTTGCCCTTCTTGGACTCGCCATTGTCTATCTGGTATTCGGGGTTCTTCTAAAACAAGTCGCTCCTGAAAATCTTAGATTCCATACCAACTGGCTTGGTATTAGTGATATTCCCTTTACGATGACCATAAGCGCCTATGCTTTAGGTTGTTCTATCATAGCTATGTTTAACCGTGTTGGAGGTGGTATCTATACCAAGGCTGCCGATATGGGGGCTGACCTAGTCGGAAAAACTGAAGCTGGAATACCTGAAGATGACCCAAGAAACCCAGCAACTATTGCTGATAACGTTGGAGACAATGTTGGAGATGTGGCTGGTCTGGGTTCTGACTTGCTGGAAAGTTATGTAGGAGCACTGGTATCAGCGATGATCCTTGCTGCATATATCTATTTTTCACAGGGAGGGATAGAGGCAAGTCTTGTTGTTAAACTTATCTATGTCCCCCTCCTCGTTGCTGCTGTTGGAATTATCTCTTCAATGGTTGGCATTCTTTACTTACTGGTAAAAAAAGTGTCCTCCAACCCTCACAAGGAACTGAATGCTGCAACATTTGTCGGTGCAGGATTAACCATTATATCTTCAGGTTTTATCTCATATTTCGTATTTGCCGGTGAAGCCTTACATACCATAGGATTTGCACTCGGAGCATTTTCTCCTTGGGTATGCGCTGTCCTTGGTATTGTAAGCGGCATTGTAATTGGACAAATCGCTGAGTATTATACCAGTTATGATTTCAAGCCAACACAGAAGATAGCAGCAAGTAGCGCGGAGGGCGCTGCCCTTACCATTACCGAAGGAATGAGTGTTGGCATGATCTCTGTAATCGGTCCGGTTATCATCTTAGGGGCTGCAATTATTGCTGCAAATATTACAGCTGGCCTGTATGGCGTAGCCATGGCTGCTATCGGCATGCTCAGCTTTGTAACGGTTACCGTGTCTGTTGATACGTATGGACCGATTGCTGACAACGCTGGTGGCATCAGTGAGATGGCAAAACTTCATCCTGATGTTCGTGGCATTACTGATGAATTGGATGCTGTTGGAAATACTACTGCAGCAATTGGAAAAGGATTTGCTATCGGTTCTGCAACCCTTGCCGCTCTTTCTCTCTTTTCTTCGTATTTATATGCACAAGCCGGTGAACACGCTGTACATGGTGCCGCCATGATCTTAAATATGGTAAACCCTCTTACACTTGTTGGGGCACTGGTAGGAGGAGCTCTTCCCTATCTATTTAGTGGAATATTGATACAAGCTGTTGCGAATGCTGCACGAAAGATGGTGCAAGAGGTGAGAAGACAATTCAAGGCTGATCCTGGCATTATATTAGGAACAAGTCTTCCCGATTATAAAACATGCATCAGCATAAGTAGTGCGGGTGCTCTATCTGAAATGAAGAGTCCTGCTCTTATTGCCGTTCTCACTCCTCTTTTTACCGGATTCCTCTTTGGCGCTGAATTTGTTGGTGGACTATTGATCGGAACAACACTCTCTTCGGTCATGCTAGCTCTCTATACTGCCAATGCCGGTGGTGCTTGGGATAATGGCAAGAAATACGTGGAAAATGGGCACTTCGGTGGCAAAGGTTCTGATGCTCATAAAGCTGCCGTGGTAGGTGATACCGTTGGAGATCCACTAAAGGATACCGTTGGACCCTCTCTCGATATTCTCATAAAAATCATGGCAATTGTTTCGCTAATAGCTGTATCAATTTTTAGTAAGTATAACTTGTTTTCACTTCTCATGAATTAA
- a CDS encoding transposase — translation MHHTTPTPLVLQSLLFSHEDFSPCLFREPSERELEFLQYYQGVQSLLTPDELHRLHRSHRRGRLGYDLLPILGIMLLKLHHQVRTVKGTLSLLRENGNLKDMLGINRVPSEASVSRLSREVERIVDPSLLHERVIQAYTSSMDRLAIGHLSIDSTTIGAREKPIKTRAPEAKANEKRGRKAKGSLEEQQYRERQARLEQERIAYLQESFGESMERLEMRCSITAKQNSKGKKQWFIGYKAHLATDDYGVPVSFAVTGASVHDSKVAVPLMKKARKTTDFLYVLLDKGYISPVINDYVDMIGRKAIIDRRAYKGVVADPLDPASQRRYAARTTVERTNGELKDGFLPDIIYKRGAHARYEIALAILLTTMKKVRNVLILYEQHKAQRVS, via the coding sequence ATGCACCATACTACACCAACCCCACTAGTTCTGCAATCCCTGTTGTTCTCCCATGAAGACTTTTCACCCTGCCTGTTCCGGGAACCCTCAGAGAGGGAGCTTGAGTTCCTGCAATACTATCAGGGGGTGCAGTCCCTGCTCACCCCCGATGAATTGCACAGGTTGCACAGAAGCCACCGCAGGGGAAGGCTCGGCTACGACCTGCTGCCGATACTGGGCATCATGCTGCTCAAGCTTCACCACCAGGTAAGGACGGTGAAGGGAACACTGTCGCTCCTGCGTGAGAACGGGAACCTGAAGGACATGCTTGGAATCAACAGGGTACCCAGTGAGGCGAGTGTGAGCAGGCTTTCCAGGGAAGTGGAGAGGATCGTCGACCCCTCACTCCTCCATGAACGGGTGATACAGGCGTATACATCATCAATGGACAGGCTGGCAATCGGACACCTGAGCATAGACAGCACCACCATCGGGGCACGGGAGAAGCCCATCAAGACCAGGGCACCGGAAGCCAAGGCCAACGAGAAGAGAGGACGCAAGGCGAAGGGATCGCTGGAGGAACAACAGTATCGTGAGCGTCAGGCCAGGCTGGAGCAAGAACGGATTGCCTATCTGCAGGAATCCTTCGGGGAGTCGATGGAAAGACTGGAAATGCGCTGTTCCATTACCGCGAAACAGAATTCCAAGGGGAAGAAACAATGGTTCATCGGCTACAAGGCCCATCTTGCCACTGATGATTACGGGGTGCCCGTGAGCTTCGCGGTGACCGGGGCCTCGGTCCATGACAGCAAGGTCGCAGTCCCCCTCATGAAAAAGGCAAGGAAGACCACCGATTTCTTGTATGTACTGCTCGACAAGGGGTACATCAGCCCTGTGATCAACGACTATGTCGACATGATAGGAAGGAAGGCGATCATCGACCGCAGGGCCTACAAGGGGGTGGTCGCCGACCCCCTGGACCCCGCTTCCCAGAGGCGGTATGCCGCCAGGACCACCGTGGAGAGGACCAACGGCGAGCTCAAGGACGGGTTCCTTCCCGACATCATCTACAAGCGGGGAGCCCACGCCCGGTATGAGATCGCTCTGGCCATTCTCCTCACCACCATGAAGAAGGTGCGGAATGTGCTGATCCTGTATGAGCAACACAAGGCACAGAGGGTATCCTAG
- a CDS encoding DNA-binding protein — translation MKPKVLKNDLEYEMALNHVESLMEQPETAIINDEIELFTTLISIYEEENFPIDLPDPIDAILFVMDQQGLSRKDLVPIIGSQSKVSEILNRKRPLSLSMMRRLHEELNIPAAILLQDTQQQQIPIKHFRNDDYPVFEIECVL, via the coding sequence ATGAAACCAAAAGTATTAAAAAATGATCTCGAGTATGAGATGGCTCTCAATCATGTCGAATCTCTAATGGAACAACCTGAAACTGCAATAATCAATGACGAGATTGAACTATTTACTACATTAATCTCAATATATGAAGAGGAAAATTTTCCTATTGATCTGCCAGATCCAATCGATGCAATTTTGTTTGTAATGGATCAACAAGGACTATCCAGAAAAGATCTCGTTCCCATCATTGGTAGTCAGAGTAAGGTATCTGAAATTTTGAACAGGAAACGCCCGCTCAGTCTTTCTATGATGAGAAGACTTCATGAGGAATTGAATATTCCAGCAGCAATTCTTCTTCAAGACACACAACAGCAACAGATTCCTATAAAGCATTTCAGGAATGATGATTATCCTGTTTTCGAGATTGAATGTGTTTTATAG
- a CDS encoding peptidylprolyl isomerase, whose product MQISDKHVVSMNYTLKNDQGTVLDTSENREPLSFIVGSGMIIPGLEKELHGKEKGDKVSVTVEPKDGYGEYDPSQTVAVSRNQFAEGTEVKVGMTVQAQREDGQVQLLTIKEVVDDTITLDANHPLAGETLHFDVQIEDVREATEEEIEHGHVH is encoded by the coding sequence ATGCAGATTTCTGACAAGCATGTAGTAAGTATGAACTACACATTGAAAAACGACCAGGGAACAGTTCTTGATACTTCTGAAAACCGTGAACCGCTTTCTTTCATCGTCGGTTCCGGAATGATCATTCCAGGGCTGGAGAAAGAACTGCACGGTAAAGAAAAGGGAGACAAGGTATCAGTAACCGTTGAACCCAAGGATGGGTATGGTGAGTATGATCCTTCCCAGACTGTCGCAGTTTCCAGGAATCAGTTTGCTGAAGGAACTGAAGTCAAGGTGGGTATGACTGTTCAGGCTCAGAGAGAAGACGGTCAAGTACAGCTACTGACCATTAAAGAGGTTGTGGATGACACCATTACATTGGATGCAAACCACCCTCTTGCTGGAGAAACACTCCATTTCGATGTGCAGATCGAAGATGTCCGTGAGGCTACAGAGGAAGAGATTGAACACGGTCACGTACACTGA